Proteins found in one Zea mays cultivar B73 chromosome 1, Zm-B73-REFERENCE-NAM-5.0, whole genome shotgun sequence genomic segment:
- the LOC103642400 gene encoding auxin response factor 21 — protein sequence MEAPGTSSGGAGGEGAGGTKVNEELWYACAGPLVALPPAGSLVVYFPQGHSEQVAASMRKDADAKIPSYPNLSSKLICILRSVTMLADPDTDEVYARMTLQPVSNVTHCDKETLLATELALKQTRPQTEFFCKTLTASDTSTHGGFSVPRRAAERIFPHLDFSVQPPAQELQARDLHDAIWTFRHIYRGQPKRHLLTTGWSLFVSGKRLLAGDSVLFIRDGRQQLLLGIRRANRQPVNLSSSVLSSDSMHIGILAAAAHAAANNSQFTVFYNPRASPSEFVIPFAKYQKAVYSNQLSLGMRFRMMFETEESATRRYMGTITGISDMDPLRWKNSQWRNIQVAWDEAAPSERRTRVSLWEVEPVIAPFFIYPSPLFTAKRPRQPGVTDDDSSEMDNLFKRTMPWFGEEVGKRDLSTQNGLVPGLSLVQWMNMQHNPSLANTVMQPELLNSLAGKPVQTLAAADLSRQISFQPQFLQQNNIQFNTSLLPPQNQQTEQLANVIATPNQLGSVIVPQKAVQNSSSEQKQNLVTQPLQVSQPMVSVAQPQLVHTQLQQPQVVLQAQPQQPQVIVQAQLQQQQPLVQNHTTIQSGLQQIQLLQQQQVQQSVQEQQQIKIQPFQVPNDANMVTQLSDQMKIQLLKALQPQQPLVMEQQKMIFDLQQQAVNSQSTAQQCSQVATQVVGLHSSSTNQYPTQQKTQPLKTFQDFPGNAVSIVKPEIVTSVGARSLHVPGGVQSMKMDEVPSSSTSPSTNNNPVILRSTPSSSKNQCLPTAAKAPQSSVVLGSTLEQGMKPCDSTQHPMVIPKLAEERPATGQDYMNSTQLDYLDTSSSATSVCLSQADGSLQQSFPPSSFNQHQPLREAVPDSEFEVTDAGNNFLFGANIDGHMEPLNEDDLLGTAFEADKYMEQMPGNGISNYISSKDSQQELSSSMISHPFGVADIAFNSIDSSINDIQFLNRNSRAPGPVQQRMRTYTKVHKRGAVGRSIDINRYSGYDELKHDVARMFGIEGQLSDQNRVGWKLVYEDHEKDVLLVGDDPWEDFVNCVRCIRILSPQEERQMRLASDYGDSFLGNQACSSSDGGRPWRVTGD from the exons ATGGAGGCGCCGGGGACGAGCTCGggcggcgccggaggcgagggggCCGGGGGCACCAAGGTCAACGAGGAGCTGTGGTACGCGTGCGCGGGACCGCTCGTGGCGCTGCCGCCGGCGGGGAGCCTCGTTGTCTACTTCCCGCAGGGACACAGCGAGCAG GTAGCAGCATCTATGCGAAAGGATGCAGATGCCAAAATTCCGAGCTATCCAAATCTCTCATCTAAGCTTATATGCATACTCCGTAGTGTCACTATGCTT GCTGATCCTGACACAGATGAGGTTTACGCTCGAATGACTCTCCAGCCCGTTAGCAAT GTGACGCATTGTGACAAGGAGACGTTGCTGGCAACAGAGCTTGCACTGAAACAAACCAGACCACAGACAGAGTTCTTTTGTAAAACACTGACTGCAAGTGATACAAGCACTCATGGAGGTTTCTCTGTGCCACGGCGTGCTGCAGAGCGAATTTTCCCCCATCTT GACTTCTCAGTGCAGCCTCCTGCTCAGGAACTGCAGGCCAGGGATTTGCACGATGCAATTTGGACATTCCGTCATATATATCGAG GCCAGCCTAAAAGGCATTTGCTGACTACTGGCTGGAGCCTATTTGTCAGTGGAAAGAGACTCCTTGCTGGTGATTCAGTCCTGTTTATTAG GGACGGAAGACAGCAACTCCTCTTGGGGATAAGGCGAGCAAATAGGCAGCCCGTTAACCTCTCATCATCTGTTTTGTCTAGCGACAGTATGCATATTGGAATTCTTGCTGCTGCAGCCCATGCAGCAGCCAATAACAGCCAATTCACAGTATTCTATAACCCAAG GGCTAGTCCTTCAGAATTTGTTATTCCTTTTGCCAAGTACCAGAAGGCCGTCTATAGCAACCAACTATCACTTGGCATGCGGTTTAGAATGATGTTTGAAACTGAAGAATCTGCAACAAGAAG GTACATGGGAACAATAACTGGTATAAGTGATATGGATCCTTTAAGGTGGAAAAACTCCCAATGGCGCAATATTCAG GTTGCATGGGATGAAGCAGCACCAAGTGAGAGACGCACCAGGGTTTCCCTTTGGGAGGTTGAACCTGTTATCGCTCCATTCTTCATTTATCCCTCGCCATTGTTCACTGCAAAACGTCCGAGGCAACCTGGGGTAACAG ATGATGATAGCTCAGAAATGGACAATCTTTTTAAGCGGACCATGCCATGGTTTGGTGAGGAGGTTGGCAAGAGAGATCTGAGTACTCAAAACGGTTTAGTTCCTGGATTAAGTTTGGTTCAGTGGATGAATATGCAACACAACCCCTCTCTTGCCAACACGGTTATGCAACCGGAATTGCTAAATTCGTTAGCTGGAAAACCTGTACAAACTCTGGCTGCGGCTGATCTATCTAGGCAAATTAGCTTCCAGCCCCAGTTCCTGCAACAAAATAACATCCAGTTCAACACTTCGCTGCTACCTCCCCAAAACCAGCAGACCGAACAGTTAGCAAATGTAATAGCTACACCAAACCAATTGGGAAGTGTTATAGTACCACAAAAGGCAGTTCAAAATTCCAGTTCTGAACAGAAACAGAATCTGGTTACACAACCACTGCAAGTCAGCCAACCAATGGTTAGTGTGGCACAGCCTCAACTTGTCCATACTCAACTCCAGCAACCTCAAGTAGTTCTCCAGGCTCAGCCTCAGCAACCTCAAGTCATTGTCCAAGCTCAACTACAACAACAGCAACCTCTGGTTCAAAATCACACCACCATACAAAGTggccttcaacaaatccagcTTCTGCAGCAACAGCAAGTTCAGCAGTCAGTGCAGGAACAACAGCAAATAAAGATACAGCCTTTTCAGGTACCTAATGATGCCAACATGGTAACACAGTTATCTGATCAGATGAAAATACAACTATTGAAGGCTCTACAGCCACAGCAGCCTCTGGTCATGGAACAGCAGAAAATGATATTTGATTTGCAGCAACAAGCAGTAAATTCTCAGTCAACTGCTCAGCAGTGCTCACAGGTAGCTACCCAAGTGGTTGGTTTGCATAGCAGTAGCACTAATCAGTACCCGACGCAGCAAAAGACTCAACCTCTCAAAACATTTCAAGATTTTCCTGGGAATGCTGTTTCTATTGTAAAACCAGAAATTGTCACCTCCGTGGGTGCTCGCTCTTTGCATGTGCCTGGTGGAGTGCAGTCAATGAAGATGGATGAAGTTCCCTCTTCTTCAACATCGCCATCCACAAACAACAATCCTGTTATTTTGCGATCAACTCCAAGTAGCTCCAAGAACCAATGTTTACCTACTGCAGCAAAGGCTCCTCAGTCATCTGTTGTATTGGGTTCTACACTTGAACAGGGTATGAAGCCTTGTGACAGTACACAACACCCAATGGTGATTCCCAAGCTGGCTGAAGAAAGGCCAGCTACTGGACAAGACTACATGAACAGCACTCAGCTGGATTATTTGGATACGTCATCTTCAGCGACTTCAGTTTGCCTTTCACAGGCTGACGGATCGCTGCAacaaagttttccaccttcatccTTCAATCAGCATCAACCGTTGAGGGAAGCAGTTCCAGATAGCGAGTTTGAGGTTACAGATGCAGGAAATAACTTTCTATTTGGGGCAAATATTGATGGCCATATGGAGCCTCTTAACGAAGACGATTTGCTTGGAACTGCCTTCGAAGCTGACAAGTACATGGAACAGATGCCAGGAAACGGCATCTCTAACTACATTTCATCAAAGGATTCTCAGCAAGAGTTATCATCTTCAATGATCTCACATCCATTTGGCGTTGCTGATATCGCGTTCAATTCCATAGATTCGTCGATCAATGATATCCAATTCTTAAACAGAAATTCCCGGGCTCCAGGTCCTGTTCAACAACGTATGCGAACATACACCAAG GTGCACAAGCGTGGCGCTGTTGGAAGATCTATCGACATCAACAGATATTCTGGTTACGATGAACTGAAGCATGACGTTGCCCGTATGTTTGGAATTGAGGGGCAGCTCAGCGACCAAAACAGAGTTGGCTGGAAACTGGTTTACGAAGATCACGAGAAGGATGTCCTATTAGTTGGTGATGACCCATGGGA GGACTTCGTGAACTGCGTGCGGTGCATCAGGATTCTTTCGCCGCAGGAAGAGAGGCAAATGAGGCTGGCCAGCGACTACGGAGACAGCTTTCTTGGCAACCAAGCGTGTAGCAGCTCGGACGGGGGTCGTCCGTGGAGGGTCACCGGCGACTAG